AAGCCTGAATAATCCGGGGCTTTGGCGCCACCGGTGCAGCCGGCCAGGACCACGGCGATGAGGATGAGAATCGAGCGGACAGTGACGGTCATGCCGCGACTCCTTGCGAGGGTGGAGGGGACTTTATGTGTTCAGGGTTCTGATTGTCTCATGCTGTGAACGACAACGCTTTCTATCAGTCGCTCTACCGAGAAGCGCTTCTATCTCTTGTAGGGGCGGACCCGTGTGTCCGCCCGGTCGCACACACGGGTCCGCCCCTACATAAACCAAAACACGCCGTCCGCCACGCATCCCGCCCGGCCCCGCGGTTTACGACGCTGTACATAAAACTGTTTATCAGTCCTGCACCACCCGCGCGGCGAAAGGCGTCTCACCGGCGGAGGTGGCGATACTCCCGCCCAGGGTGCTCTTGGTGAACACGATTGTCCGGCCCTCCAGGCTCACGCTCACCCGGTCGCCGTCCTCGCTCACCGCGGCCCGCGGGACATCCGCAACGCTGGAGTCGGCGGCGGTCAGCACGTGCAGGAAAAAGTCCTCCTTGGCGGCCACTGCTGGCGTGACCTCCACCCGGCAGTCCGGGGCCTGGCCCTGGGTCTTCTCGGGCCGGAAATCGCCGCCGTCGTAGCGGAACATGTCATCTCCGGAGACCAGGGTTACTTTGGCCCCGGCGGGCAGGCAGCTCTGCACGAACAGACGCCCGCGGCCGTTGGTCTCCACCAGGAGGCCATCCGCCCGGCGCTCCGGGGTGGTCATGGACTGGAGCAGCCAGGTCTTCTTGAACTCCGGCTTTGTGGCGCGCACCCGGTCGAAAATCACGAAAGTACTTGGCCGAAGGTAGACTATCTGCCTGGTGCAGAGCTCCATCTTGGCCGCGCGGTAGGAGCGGGTGAAATCTCCGGCCGTGTAGAGCCAGTCGCCGTGGTCCTCGAACGCGGACAGGTCGGCGATGTCGTAGAGGGCCTTGTTGGCGTTCCAGTCGGCGGTGTCGGCCGCGGCGCCGTTGTGGTGCGGCCAGTCGTGGTGCTGCCCGCCGTCGTTGGCGATCCGGCCCTGGAACGCGCGTATCTGCGGCCAGGTCTCGGAAGGGTCGTGCACCAGGATCGTGCTGTGTGCGATGCTGCGCAGGTGGTAGTTCACGTCATGGTCGTTGCCGAACTCGTAGTACTGGCCGCCGTCGCCCGCCAGCTCCTCATACTTGTAGACCAGGAACTGGCCGTTGTCCAGGTGCTGGTGCGCGGTGAAACGGTCACCGCACTTGAAATAGAAATAAGTGGCGTCCTCCTGCCAACTGCTGCGTGCGTACACGTATCCCGGGCCGGTGGCCACGTGGGAGAGCTTGAATTTCGACAGGTCGCCCTTGGTCACGCTCGGGTCGCGCCAGAGCATGTCCTTGTAGGCCTGGCTCATCGAGCCCGAGACTGGGGTCTGCTCGTTGAACGTGTGCACGGCCTGGTGGGCGCTGTCATCGCGGAAGAAATTGACCAG
This genomic window from bacterium contains:
- a CDS encoding heparinase II/III-family protein — its product is MYRLRTILALVPLILFPLLACSGGGLTGGPHPVPREHPRLLGSARELQEMARLHANDYGRMRRVVLENMPAGDHEMMTSASLLYAIEQNDSAGHKALDMAMKIIEAPVRSGHVTFGHDMANCALVYDLCHPLWSQEQKDKFYKYIGETVDANTQSETHVFHNAWYGYKWWGYGLAAYATYYEYDRAKQILADLDKDYIERAAPALELAGAGGGFGEGYYIHYWEYEWLFFCEVARHCAGVDYYAAAPDFYRNRALADMFECYPGLRENNTRRSIPMGDSGGRVRGSDRDKSLSARRILVNFFRDDSAHQAVHTFNEQTPVSGSMSQAYKDMLWRDPSVTKGDLSKFKLSHVATGPGYVYARSSWQEDATYFYFKCGDRFTAHQHLDNGQFLVYKYEELAGDGGQYYEFGNDHDVNYHLRSIAHSTILVHDPSETWPQIRAFQGRIANDGGQHHDWPHHNGAAADTADWNANKALYDIADLSAFEDHGDWLYTAGDFTRSYRAAKMELCTRQIVYLRPSTFVIFDRVRATKPEFKKTWLLQSMTTPERRADGLLVETNGRGRLFVQSCLPAGAKVTLVSGDDMFRYDGGDFRPEKTQGQAPDCRVEVTPAVAAKEDFFLHVLTAADSSVADVPRAAVSEDGDRVSVSLEGRTIVFTKSTLGGSIATSAGETPFAARVVQD